In Beijerinckiaceae bacterium, the sequence CGCAATAACCTTGCGAGCGCCTTCGGCAAGAAGGGCGCGTGTCAGACCGCCGGGCCCGGGTCCAACTTCGACGATCGTCGCTTCGTCCAAGGGCGCCGCGGCGCGGGCGATGCGGCCGGTGAGATTGAGGTCGAACAGAAAATTCTGACCCAGTGATTTTTTGGCGGCAAGCCCATGAGTGGCGACAACCTCGCGCAGCGGAGGAAGGCCATCGGGTTGGCCTGCGCGGGGGGATTGCGGCCCGGTTTTTCGCATCGTCAGTCCGGGGTCGAAAATTCGGAAGCAAAAGCTTCGATCATTTTTTCGCCGCGTCGTGAGCAAGAGTTCGGCGCGCGAGTGTGCTGGCAAGGCGCAGAGCGGCAATCAGACTTGCCGGATCAGCTATTCCTTTGCCGGCGATGTCAAAGGCAGTGCCATGGTCGGGCGATGTCCGGATCAATGGCAGGCCTAAAGTTACATTGACTGCGCGCTCGAAGGCGATGGTCTTGATAGGGATCAGCGCTTGATCATGATACATGGCGATGACCGCATCATAGCCCTTGCGCGCCGTCGGGTGAAATAGGCTGTCCGCGGCGTGGGGTCCGCTAACCGCCACTCCAGCCGCGGCAAGATCGGCGAGCGCAGGTGAGATGACTTCGATTTCTTCGCGTCCGATCGTGCCACCTTCGCCCGCATGAGGGTTAAGCCCCGTAAATGCCAAGCGCGGATTTCTGATCCGGAACCTCAAGGCCAGATCTCGCGCGACAATGAGGCCTGTCTCCACGAGAAGCTGGCGCGTCAGGATCGCTGGAACGCGCGACAGCGGAACATGAATCGTGGCCGGCACAACGGCGAGTTGGGGAGACCAGATCAGCATCACAGCACGGGCGGTCTCACCGAAGTAGCGTTCCGCCAATTCGGCCAAGAATTCCGTGTGCCCCGGATAGCGAAAACTTGCCCGATAGAAAATTTCCTTGGCGATCGGATTGGTGACGATGGCCGAAGCCTCGCCGGTCCGAATGAGGCGAACCGCTGTTTCGATCGAGGCGATCGTTCCCACGGCGTCCCGCACATCCGGTGCGCCCGGCAGTCCTGCCACGGGATGCTGAGAGACGACAACCGGAAGCGCCCGACGAAATACCTGCCGAGCCTCCGCGCCAGCGCCGACGATCTCGATTGGAACCTTCAGGTCCAAATCGCGCGCGATCGCGGCAAGATGGTTTGGTTCGGCCACCACCATGAAAGGCGGCGCGTCGATGTCTTCATGCGTCCTGAGCCAAGCCTTCAACGAGATTTCGCAACCGATGCCCGAAGGATCACCCTGCGTCAAAGCCAAAGGAAGAATTTTTGCCGGCACCCGTCGCGCCATCAGGAAGCTGCCATCAATGCTTCACAACCACCGCTTTTGCACGGATCTCTTTCAAACGGCGTTCGCTATCGGCCGCGATATGGGCCGCAAGCAGCTTTTGCGAAATTGCGGCACGCGCGGCGCTATCGTCCTTCGCGGCACCCTTGCTACAGAGCGCGATCATCTCGACCCCCTCCATGGAGCGTTGCGGTGCCGTCAAATGGCCGGTTGGCGTCTTATCCAGAAGCTCACGCAGAGCCTCGCTGATCTCCGCCGAAGTTTTCGTCAAAGGATCGCGGACCGTTACGTCATTGAGAGAGCGGGCGAGGGGAAGACCCGTCTCGCAATCGGTGAACCGCGACCGCAATTGCTCGGCTTCATGGGCGCGTTCGTTCAACGTTGCAACGGTCGCGGTATGGGGTATGGCGAAGATGACTTGGCGTACTTGATATTCCGTTCCCGCAGCTGACTTGCCACCTTGCTTGGCGATCTCCTCGCGAACTTGCGCCTCACTCGCCTCGACTCCCTTGTTCAAGGCTTGGACCAGAACATAAAAGGCGACCTCGGACCGGAAATGGGCCTTGAAGTGGTCAGGCGTTACGCCGGCGCGCTGCAAGGCCTCGACCAGCGCGTCCGGAGACATTTTCATTTGTTGCGCGACCTTGATGATTTCCTGCGAAATATCGCTGTCTCTCGGGGAGACGCTAAACTTCCCCGCTTCATGGATTTTGAGTCGGTCGGTGAAAAGGCTTTCGATCGCGGCGTCCCGGGTTGCCGGCTTGCGAAGGACGCGAAGCATTTTCATGCGTTCGTCGATATCGATGTTGGTGATCGGATCGCCGTTGATGCTGGCGACGATCGCCTGAGCAAACGCTTTGCCGCCATCGAAGGGCGCCAAGCCTATTGTCAAAGCGAGGGCGAGGCACAGGCCGAAGGCCGCATTGGCGATACGCACGTCAAACCGCTTGCGCGCATCGAGTCCACTTTCCATGGCGTTTTCTCTCCTTGTTATTGCGGCCTGAACTTGCGGCCATTACGGCACGCCGGCCAAGGCCATGGGCGGGACTGGCGGCATCAATATTTTACACCATCCAAGGTGGAGGTGTTTAAGAAGGTCTGCTTGACCTTGGCGTCCCCCAAAGTGTGCAGCTGCAGTTGGAAGAGCACGGTCTGATTATGCGCCAGCGTGCCGCTTCCTGCGTCTTGATAGATCGAGCTGTAGTTCACCGTAAATGTTGTGCACTCGTCCTGATAGCCCCCGCCTACCCCGTAGGAGGCGACTGCGAAGGGACCAGGGTTCGAGTAGCCGATGATATAGGGGGGATAAAGATGGCGGCTCATGTCGAACGTAATATTGCCCTGCGCGAAATAATTATCGCTGATTTTATAGCGCGAGGAGACCGCCAGGCCTTCGCGCCGCACGTCATAGCCGATGACCGGTTGAGCCTGATAATTCGCAAATTGAATGGAGCCGGTCAACGCCCCGAAATTATAGGTCGTCACGAGGTCGACGCGGCGAGCCGCCAGTGAGCTGGTATCGAACCGAGCCTTGGCGATGAACGAGAAAATTGAGGTCGGCGCAAGAGTGAAGGCTGCCACATAGTCGGAAAGCCTTGTATCCAGCCCCGAACTCAGACCGACATTGGCCGCATCCGGGGTCGCATAGGAATTCGGGCCTGCGAGCTGATAGGATTGTCCAGCGATCAGATTGGCGTAGCCACCCCCATTAAAATTGGTGGTGAGCTGGGCGCCGTAATTCAATCTGGTGCCGGTTTCGAACCGATCGTAACCGGAATATTTGCTCCAATCGAACAGGTTGGATTCGTCGAAGACAAGGCTTTGCGCGTCAAGATTCACAAGCGAATTCGAACCGATTTGCTGGTTAGGCCGTATAATGATCTGGCCGATGGGTTCAAAGACGATCGAGGCGAAACTCGTCTTGGCGTAGAACGGATAGCGATAGTCGAGGCCGGCCCCCGGGATGACTTCGCCGAAGAAGCTCGCGTTCTGAGTACCGAGAAAGTTTTGCTGCGCGGCATTGTAATAGGTCGAGATGCCTGCCGCCGACGCAAACGTATAGGAACGCGACGTATCAAAGTTGAGCCATTCGCCGTTGAACCGAGCGAAGGCAAACGGTGTAAAGACTTCGCCGATCGGATCGATGTATTGACGTTTCCAGGACGCTTGGGCCGTGGCGCGGGTGTAATCGCCGCCCACTCCGCGCAGAAGGCAGGTGCCGGTGACCTGGCCCGGAATATAGTTCAGACAGATATCATAGAGACCATAGGCCCTGTCCAGAACCCGTGGCCCGACCGCCTGAAAACTCGCCGAGCTTGCCGAAAGGCTTGTCAGATTGAAATCGAGTTCCGCCTGTCCGCCAATGCCGAAAGAACGCGCCGGGTCGATGTCGAATGTCTTGTTATAGTCCCAAACCGGATGGGCCAAAGGCTGCTGGGGTTGAAAATCATGGCTCGACAACCCCTCGAAATAATAGCCGCGGAGATCGAAATAGCCTCGTTCGCCTTGACCGGTGAGGTAGACGGAGGACGTCGTTTCGCTGAAATAATTCGTTGAAAGGGTCTGGCTCGGCACATGGTAATCGTTGAGATACCATTTGTCGGACAACAAGGTGAATTCCCAGCCGAATTTCCATTGATCGGCGATCTGGAACAAGCCCTTGCTTTCGAACGACCCACGCAGGGTTCTATCAGCGGCACCATAGGGCGAGGGGGCGAAGGCTGCCGGATTCTGCTGAGCGATTCCGGTGGCTCGGATGGAATACTCCCCATTTTCCAGCCTTTGACGCCATTCCGCGCTAGCAAAGAAGCCCTGCTGGGAAAAATAGGTCGGGGTGAATGTCAAATCATAATCGGGGGCGAGCGCCCAGAATATTGGAATGCCGATGCCGCCGCCAAGCACCGAACTATAGCCGAGGTAGGGAGACAATATTCCGGACTTGCGCGTGACCGTCGGATCGGGCGCGGAAAAGAAAGGCACATAAGCGATCGGGATTCCGAGGAATTCCAGCGCGGCATCCTCGTAATAGATCATGTGCTCGTCGTTCTTATGGATGATGCGCTTTGCACGCACCCGCCACAGAGGCGGCTTGTCGGGATTATCTTTGCAGGCATCGCAGGCGGTGTAGGTTCCCTTGTCGAAGACCGTGGTATCGCCCTCGATCCGCTCTGCACGCGGGGCGCTGAAATAGGTTCTGTAGGTGCCGGGCGGGTCGCCTGAGGTGTTGACCGGGACGCCCGGGACGGGCCGAATTGGCTTGGAAGGCGTTTCGGCGCGCAAGCTTTCGATGAAGCCGTCGCGGAAATCTTCGGTTAGATCGAACCGATCTCCGTGCAGTACCGTGCCATCGGCCTCGGTCAGTCTCGCATGACCCTCGGCATAAACGCGGCCGTTGTTGCGATTATACACGACGCGATCAGCTTCGAGGATCCGGTCCTTGTAATAAACTCTTGCATTGCCCTCGGCCGACACGGTGTTTTTGTCGGTGTCGTAGCGAAGTTCGGTCGCCTCGACGAACATCTTCTTAGGTTGGACCGGAGCCGCTGCACGATCATTGGATGTTTGCGCCGCGGCGGGGCGCTCCGTGGCGACCATCGTGCAAACCAAGGCGAGCCACAGCGCAAGCGAAATCGTCACGCAACGCGGCGTCCTGGCCGCCGCGCTCGGGCGGTTCTCGACCGTTGCTTGTCGACGCTGTCTTTCCAGCCCCGAGCCCTGTGGCTGCTGGGTCTGAAACCGCGTTCCGCTTCCCAAGCCGGCGCATCCCGCGCGAAGGGCGAGGGCGATTACGCTGCCGGGGCAAAAACGCCGCCCCATTAACCGTCCTCCTGGTTTAGCAAAGCGACCGCGCCGAGCAGGCTGGCAACGACCGCGGGCGCCCAAGCGGCGACAGGCGGGCTCAGCAAGCCGGCCCCGCCCAGATCGCCCACGAATTTGGTTGCCACGTAAAGCACGAAGCCTGCGCCCACGCCACCGAAAACCATTTTTTCAATGCCACCAAAACGAAAAAACCTTAAGGAAAAGGCCGCGGCGATCAAAACCATCGCAATAAAGAGCAGGGGGCGCGCCAAAAGCATATGATATTGCAGCCGATAACCGGTTCCATCGAGGCCCGCGGCCTCGGTTACATCCCGAACGGCTGGCAAGTCCCAAAACGGGACGGAATCCGGGGCAACCGCGCCTTGCACGATCTGGTCCGCCGAGAGGCTGGTCGCAAGAAGATAGGTGCCCGCGGAAAAGCTTTCTTCGCCCGGCGACATGACCTGTACGTGGTCGAACTGCCAGACCCCCGGCAGGAGCTTGCCTACCCGCGCCTCGATCCATTGCTCGAAGACGCCGGCGCGATTGTAGATGTAGGCGGTCGCCGACGTCAGGCGAGTGCCGTCTGCCGACGCTTGCTTGGCTCGGATAAAGGCCTCTCCATCGACGCTTTTTTGCCGGATCCATAGGCTCGCGTCATCGTTTCGCTTGCTGTCGCGACCAAACAGGGTCGCCTCGATCTGGTCTGCGCGATGCTTCATCACCGCGGACATCGGATTGAACAGCGTCACCCAGATGATTCCAATTGCGGCGGCAATGGCAACGGGGGGGAGCATGAACCCCCACACCGAGACGCCGACGGCTCGGGCGATCAGCAATTCGAGCTTGCGGGTCAAACTGAGAAACGTCGCCATGGCGCCGAACAATACGCAGAACGGAAGGATTTGCTCGGAAACCGAGGGAACCCGGAGGAAGGTGAGATAGGCGATATAATGAACCGAGAGGCCCTGTATGTCCCCCGTGCGGCGTAAAAGTTCGACGAAATCTATGACATAGACCATGCCGAAGATCATCAGAAACACGGCCGTGATCATCTGCAGAAACCGCAAGGAAAGGTAACGACCGAAAGTGAATCCGATCATGCGATGCCCGTCCGACGGTCGAAATTGCCAAGGAGTAGTCCGGTCAAGGCGGGCAGGGCGGCTTCGGCCGGCCGACCCAACGGCGCTCTGAAGGCCGGCTTCCGCAAGCGGCAAGCCGAGTCGGCGTTGGTCTTTCGGGGGACGCTACCCGAGCGATGGATTTTACCCAAGGTCATGCCGCCTCCCGCTACAAACTTGTGCTGCTCGAAGCAAGCCATTATGGCTCCCGCCGGCGGTTTCATCTTGCGCGATTTGGCTTATAGAGGCGTCGCTTTTGGGGGGACGGCCCGCGCTGAGGTTGGTACTACGCATGTGCGGTAGAACCCAAACAATAAGGAATGGCGGTTTTTAGGCGAATAAAATGGTCTTAAGGTAAGGATTTCAAATCGTTTTGCGCGCTGGGGCGGCTCCGACGCACGGGAAGGCGGCGTTTGCGGGTGCCGGACGTCCTCTTTAACCTGCTGAGCTGACGCATTCTGAGAACACGATGCGAACAGACCGGCGCCGTCTCCGCAAAAGCTCGCTGAATCCGAGACCAGATAATTGTGTCAATTTGCCGTGATCGCACGATCGTGCTGGGGAACAGATGAACGAACCGATGAACATCGAAATTGTCGCCCTGAATAAATTGGAGCCGCAGGCGCCATCGGCGCCCACCGGCCTGCCTGCCGACGAGCGCGCCCTGGTTATTTTTACCGACCAGAATTTTGCGTTTGGCGCGGCTACCCTTCGCGTCATCGGTCCGCAAGGCGAGGCCTTGGTTAAGAAGGCCGCAAGTGCCGTCAAATTCAAAGGAAAAGCGCAGAGTGCGCTTGATCTGATCGCACCCTCCGGCTTCACCGCCGCGCGCTTGCTCGTGATCGGGACCGGCTCCCCGCCAGACAACATTGAAAAAGGTGGCGAAAGCAAAAGCAAAAAAGAATCGCTGCCGAAACCAGGAGATTTTGCTGGCCTCGGAGGCTTCGTTGTTGGCAAGTTGGGGCGCGGAACAAAAGCGATTATAGCATTCGACTTACCGCGCGCGCCCAAGGATCCCGCGCGTGCGGCTGCCGAATTCATGCTTGGCATGCGGCTTCGCGACTACCGCTTCGATGACTACAAGACAAAGAAAAAGGACGACGAAGCGTCCAATGAAGCAGCGGAATTCGTGCTTGCCGTGGATAAGCCGGCCGCCGTCCGCCGCGATGCCAAGGGTGAAGAGGCGGTCACCCACGGGGTGCTGACCGCGCGTTCGCTTGTCAACGAGCCCGCGAATATTCTGTTTCCGGAAGAGTTCGCAAACCGCGCCAAGGCGCTTGCGAAATTCGGCGTTGAAGTCACGGTGCTTGATGAGAACGCGATGCGTGAACTCGGCATGGGCGCTCTCCTCGGGGTCGGGCAGGGGTCCGTGCGCGAGAGCCGCGCCGTAATTCTGCGCTGGCGCGGGTCGAAGAGCGCGAAGGAAGAACCGAAAGAGAACCCCAAAGGGAAGCGAAAATCTCTTGCCTTCGTCGGCAAAGGCGTTTGTTTCGACACGGGCGGAATCTCGATCAAACCCGCCGCCGGCATGGAAGATATGAAGGGAGACATGGCGGGAGCCGCCACCGTCGTTGGGCTTATGCAGGCCCTCGCGGAACGCAAGGCCAAGGCGGATGTGGTCGGTGTCATTGGGCTTGTCGAAAACATGCCGGGGCCGCGCGCGCAGCGTCCCGGCGATATCGTGAAATCCATGTCCGGCCAGACGATCGAGGTCATCAATACCGATGCCGAAGGGCGTCTCGTGCTTGCTGACCTCTTGTGGTATGTCCAGGCAAAGTTCAAACCGAAATTCATCGTCGATCTTGCCACCCTCACCGGCGCGATTCTTGTGGCCCTCGGCCAGGAGCATGCCGGGCTTTTTGCCAATGACGATGAATTGGCTGAAAGGCTCCTCGACGCCGGCACGCTCACCGGCGAAAAGCTTTGGCGCCTGCCGCTCGGCGCGGCCTATGATAAAATGATCGACTCGAAATTCGCCGATATGAAAAACACGGGCGGGCGACACGCGGGGTCGATCACGGCGGCGCAATTCCTGCAGCGCTTCGTCAACGGAACCCCGTGGGCGCATCTCGACATTGCAGGGACGGGAATGGGCTCCCCGACAAGCGACATCAATCAAAGCTGGGGCTCGGGGTTTGGGGTGAGACTTCTCGACCGTTTCATCGCGGACTATTACGAGGACTAACGTTGCGCTGGCGCCTCGGGCGCTGGGGGCTCGACTTTGCACCTACAGCGGTCCATCTCTTAAGGGCTTCCGATCGAGCTTTCTGCTTGAGGTGGAACAAACGTACCAGGGAGAGTCGCATGCAAGCCATCATCGCGGGGCTGATTTCGGTTTTTCTGCTGACCCTCATGGAGCCTGCATTGGCGGCGAAGGCGAAGTCGGACGGGGTGCCGACATTCGATGTCGCCAGCTCTTGCAAGGCTGCGCGGGCTTATGCCGGCGATGACAAGGACCTCGCCTATCGCGGCTGTATGAAAGACGAAACCGATGCGCGGGCGGAGATGGTCAAAAAATGGAGTCGGTTCAAGGCGGCGGACCGGCAGGACTGCGTTGCGCAAGGCGCGGAGCCGATGCCGAGCTATGTTGAAATTTTGACCTGCTTGGAAATGAGCGAGCAGGCGGGAGATCTCTTTTTGCCGAGTGGCGCTGCCCGCGGGACCAAGTCGCCGCCGCCCCCTGGCGATTCGACGATGCCGTCGCAATTGCCTCCAACGTCGCCCAATGCCGATTCCAAAAGCGTCAAGCCCGAGTGAGACTCTCGAATTCCTGCTTTTTATGATCTGATAACTGACGAAAAGATTTACACAGTAGGAATCTTGTGGTAGCAAAGTTATAGATACAGCAGTTGATTTTAAGTCCTATTGCCTAGCGGAAATGCGCATAAAAAAAGGGGCGAAGATAAACTCTCCGCCCCTTTTAGTCCGGTCCATGACCTCTTCTTTCGTCCTTGCCTTCGCCACGAAGGCTACGCCACTGCGGCGAGCGGCCAAAAGAATAGGCGTCCTCCCAAGACTTGGACTACTGCGCCGAACTTATAACGGCTTCGACCTTGAACGGCTTACGACGGCAACTTAGCTCACACAAGAGGCAATGTCCACGCACAATTAGGCATTTTGTCTCCTGTGAAGCACGAATCAAAAAATATTTGCTGCCCAGCTGATTTTGATCTCAAAAATTTTGCGACGCGATACGCACGACCTGATAAATGGAAGTCGGGTCGTGGGACGAGCGATGACGATTTTGCCGCCAGAGGAACAACCTCCCTTGCCGGAAATCAGTCCGGCCATTAGCCCGTGGGGTCTCAGTCTCGGAGGCCGCATCCGCAATTGGTTCCTGACCGGTGTTGTCGTTGCCGGCCCGCTGGCAATTACGGCCTACATTGTCTGGTGGTTCGTCGACACCATCGACAATTGGGTCAAGCGGATCGTGCCCGTCAGATTTTTGCCCGATAGCTATTTGCCCTTTCAGCTGCCGGGCCTCGGAGTGATCTTTGCCTTCATCGGCCTTACACTGTTGGGGTTCTTAGCCGCCAATCTTGCGGGCCGCACCTTGATCCGCCTTGGCGAGGCGACGCTCACGCATATGCCGGTCGTCCGCTCGATCTACAAAGGCGTGAAGCAAATTTTTGAAACGGTGTTTTCCCAATCGGGGACAACATTTCGCAAGGTGGGGATGATCGAGTTTCCTGGCGAAGGCCGGTGGTCGCTTGTTTTCATCTGCACGCCACCTGGCGCGTCTATCGCCAAGCATCTCTCGGATGGAGAGCATATTTCGGTGTTCTTGCCCTGCACGCCGAATCCGACGACGGGGTTCTATTTCTTTTTGCCGGTGCGCGATGTCGTCGAATTGGAAATGAGCCCGGACGATGCCGCCAAGCTCATCATGTCCTGCGGTGTCATTCAGCCGGAGGCCAAGACGGTTCTGGCGCATCTTGCCAAAAGCCGGGAGCATGCGCCTGTGTAGCCCGGCTCGCTTGGGCGACTTCAAGCCTGAGGCTCGGGTTTGACTCTTGCGCTTGTATCGCTAACAGGAGCAAGGGCTGCGGATTCTCCGCGCTTTAACTGATTGCGGCGGATGCCCTATGGCCGTCTACACGGAAATCGACGATGCGGAGCTTGCCGTCTTTCTCGGTGAGTATGATCTTGGCCACGTGCTGTCTTTGAAAGGAATCGCCGAAGGCGTCGAGAACTCCAATTATTTTCTCCACGTCGACGCCGGATATTACATCCTCACTCTCTATGAAAAGCGGGTGGACGAAGCGGATCTGCCGTTCTTTCTGGGGCTGATGGAACATCTCGCCAGCCATGGACTGAATTGTCCGCAACCTGTGCGAAACAGGCATGGCGGCGCCCTAGGCCGGATCGCGGGACGCCCGGCTGCCATCGTAACTTTTCTCGAAGGGATTTGGCGCACCGGTGCAAGTCCCGAGCGTTGTGCCGCCGTGGGCGACGCGCTCGGCAAGCTGCATCGGGCTGGCGCCGATTTTGACGGGTCCCGGCGCAATACGCTGGGTCCGGATGCTTGGCCCGTTCTGTTCGATCAGGCGCGCGCGCGCGCCGATAGCGTTCAGCCGGGACTGTCTGCCGCAATTGCCGAAGAGCTGAATTTTCTCGCGGCGAACTGGCCCGAGCATCTGCCAAGAGGCATTATCCATGCCGATCTTTTTCCCGATAATGTGTTGTTCCTCGAAAGCAAATTATCCGGGCTTATCGATTTCTATTTCGCCTGCACGGAGCAGCTTGCTTATGATCTCGCAATCTGTCTGAACGCATGGTGTTTCGAGCCGGATGGATCATTCAACATCACCAAGGGCTCGGCTTTCTTCAGCGCTTACGGCAAGATCCGTGAACTCACCGCAGAAGAAGCGGAGGTGTTTCCGATTCTGGCGCGCGGCGCTGCAATGCGGTTTGCTCTGACACGCTTGGTCGATTGGTTGAACGTTCCGCCAAACGCCCTTGTTCACCCTAAAGACCCGCTCGAATATGTAAAGAAACTGCGCTTCCATCAAACCATCGGGAACGCGCGCGAACTCGGTTTGGTGCGATGAGCGAGGAAGTAACCATTTGGACCGACGGGGCTTGTTCCGGCAATCCAGGTCCCGGAGGGTGGGGCGCGATTCTCCGTTTCGGAGCGCAGGAAAAAGAGCTTTCGGGCGGCGAGGCGTTGACCACCAACAATCGAATGGAGCTGTTGGCCGCGATTGAAGCGCTCGAGGCCCTCAATCGGGCCTGCACGGTTCATCTTTATACCGACTCCAATTATCTGAAGGGCGGTATCACCGCATGGATCAACTCGTGGAAGCGCAATGGTTGGCGCACCGCCGATAAAAAGCCGGTCAAGAATATCGAGCTATGGCAGAGGCTCGATGCCGCCACGACCCGGCACACCATCGATTGGCGTTGG encodes:
- a CDS encoding ribonuclease HI, with translation MSEEVTIWTDGACSGNPGPGGWGAILRFGAQEKELSGGEALTTNNRMELLAAIEALEALNRACTVHLYTDSNYLKGGITAWINSWKRNGWRTADKKPVKNIELWQRLDAATTRHTIDWRWVKGHAEDVMNERADALARKGMAPFLSSKKQSAF
- the lptG gene encoding LPS export ABC transporter permease LptG, producing the protein MIGFTFGRYLSLRFLQMITAVFLMIFGMVYVIDFVELLRRTGDIQGLSVHYIAYLTFLRVPSVSEQILPFCVLFGAMATFLSLTRKLELLIARAVGVSVWGFMLPPVAIAAAIGIIWVTLFNPMSAVMKHRADQIEATLFGRDSKRNDDASLWIRQKSVDGEAFIRAKQASADGTRLTSATAYIYNRAGVFEQWIEARVGKLLPGVWQFDHVQVMSPGEESFSAGTYLLATSLSADQIVQGAVAPDSVPFWDLPAVRDVTEAAGLDGTGYRLQYHMLLARPLLFIAMVLIAAAFSLRFFRFGGIEKMVFGGVGAGFVLYVATKFVGDLGGAGLLSPPVAAWAPAVVASLLGAVALLNQEDG
- a CDS encoding 4-hydroxythreonine-4-phosphate dehydrogenase PdxA is translated as MARRVPAKILPLALTQGDPSGIGCEISLKAWLRTHEDIDAPPFMVVAEPNHLAAIARDLDLKVPIEIVGAGAEARQVFRRALPVVVSQHPVAGLPGAPDVRDAVGTIASIETAVRLIRTGEASAIVTNPIAKEIFYRASFRYPGHTEFLAELAERYFGETARAVMLIWSPQLAVVPATIHVPLSRVPAILTRQLLVETGLIVARDLALRFRIRNPRLAFTGLNPHAGEGGTIGREEIEVISPALADLAAAGVAVSGPHAADSLFHPTARKGYDAVIAMYHDQALIPIKTIAFERAVNVTLGLPLIRTSPDHGTAFDIAGKGIADPASLIAALRLASTLARRTLAHDAAKK
- a CDS encoding homoserine kinase, which produces MAVYTEIDDAELAVFLGEYDLGHVLSLKGIAEGVENSNYFLHVDAGYYILTLYEKRVDEADLPFFLGLMEHLASHGLNCPQPVRNRHGGALGRIAGRPAAIVTFLEGIWRTGASPERCAAVGDALGKLHRAGADFDGSRRNTLGPDAWPVLFDQARARADSVQPGLSAAIAEELNFLAANWPEHLPRGIIHADLFPDNVLFLESKLSGLIDFYFACTEQLAYDLAICLNAWCFEPDGSFNITKGSAFFSAYGKIRELTAEEAEVFPILARGAAMRFALTRLVDWLNVPPNALVHPKDPLEYVKKLRFHQTIGNARELGLVR
- a CDS encoding leucyl aminopeptidase; amino-acid sequence: MNEPMNIEIVALNKLEPQAPSAPTGLPADERALVIFTDQNFAFGAATLRVIGPQGEALVKKAASAVKFKGKAQSALDLIAPSGFTAARLLVIGTGSPPDNIEKGGESKSKKESLPKPGDFAGLGGFVVGKLGRGTKAIIAFDLPRAPKDPARAAAEFMLGMRLRDYRFDDYKTKKKDDEASNEAAEFVLAVDKPAAVRRDAKGEEAVTHGVLTARSLVNEPANILFPEEFANRAKALAKFGVEVTVLDENAMRELGMGALLGVGQGSVRESRAVILRWRGSKSAKEEPKENPKGKRKSLAFVGKGVCFDTGGISIKPAAGMEDMKGDMAGAATVVGLMQALAERKAKADVVGVIGLVENMPGPRAQRPGDIVKSMSGQTIEVINTDAEGRLVLADLLWYVQAKFKPKFIVDLATLTGAILVALGQEHAGLFANDDELAERLLDAGTLTGEKLWRLPLGAAYDKMIDSKFADMKNTGGRHAGSITAAQFLQRFVNGTPWAHLDIAGTGMGSPTSDINQSWGSGFGVRLLDRFIADYYED
- a CDS encoding LPS-assembly protein LptD; this encodes MGRRFCPGSVIALALRAGCAGLGSGTRFQTQQPQGSGLERQRRQATVENRPSAAARTPRCVTISLALWLALVCTMVATERPAAAQTSNDRAAAPVQPKKMFVEATELRYDTDKNTVSAEGNARVYYKDRILEADRVVYNRNNGRVYAEGHARLTEADGTVLHGDRFDLTEDFRDGFIESLRAETPSKPIRPVPGVPVNTSGDPPGTYRTYFSAPRAERIEGDTTVFDKGTYTACDACKDNPDKPPLWRVRAKRIIHKNDEHMIYYEDAALEFLGIPIAYVPFFSAPDPTVTRKSGILSPYLGYSSVLGGGIGIPIFWALAPDYDLTFTPTYFSQQGFFASAEWRQRLENGEYSIRATGIAQQNPAAFAPSPYGAADRTLRGSFESKGLFQIADQWKFGWEFTLLSDKWYLNDYHVPSQTLSTNYFSETTSSVYLTGQGERGYFDLRGYYFEGLSSHDFQPQQPLAHPVWDYNKTFDIDPARSFGIGGQAELDFNLTSLSASSASFQAVGPRVLDRAYGLYDICLNYIPGQVTGTCLLRGVGGDYTRATAQASWKRQYIDPIGEVFTPFAFARFNGEWLNFDTSRSYTFASAAGISTYYNAAQQNFLGTQNASFFGEVIPGAGLDYRYPFYAKTSFASIVFEPIGQIIIRPNQQIGSNSLVNLDAQSLVFDESNLFDWSKYSGYDRFETGTRLNYGAQLTTNFNGGGYANLIAGQSYQLAGPNSYATPDAANVGLSSGLDTRLSDYVAAFTLAPTSIFSFIAKARFDTSSLAARRVDLVTTYNFGALTGSIQFANYQAQPVIGYDVRREGLAVSSRYKISDNYFAQGNITFDMSRHLYPPYIIGYSNPGPFAVASYGVGGGYQDECTTFTVNYSSIYQDAGSGTLAHNQTVLFQLQLHTLGDAKVKQTFLNTSTLDGVKY